The genomic stretch AAATCACATCTATTAGAATAAATTTCATATTTCCCACTCATATACAATGCTATACATATCTTTTTATAACTTCGAAAAAAGAACAAAAACGTCGAGCAAACAACGAAAAACAGTCTACAATTTCAATAAAAAATATGAATAAATTAATAGAATAAAAGCATATATAAAGTCTTTTCAAAAAAATAGATTTATATTTTACAATATCAGTACTATTCCCGATATACACTATAAAATTCAGCTTCTTAATTTACTTTCAACACACCTTAATTCTTCATCCTTGAATGTTTTTATAAAAACTCCAAAAATATCAAACCAATACATTCATTTTTTTTAATTTTACACCTCGTATATCACATATAAACATGGAATTATTACAAAAATGGACAGACCATTACATCGAAGCAGGGTGTGATGAAGTAGGAAGAGGTTGTTTAAGTGGGCCAGTAGTTGCGGCCGCTGTCATTTTAGATGATGATTTCAAGCAAAATCTGGTTAATGATTCAAAAAAACTAACATTTAAGACCAGAATGGATCTGGACAGCTACATCAAAGATAACGTAAAAAATTACGCCATTGCAGAGCTTCCACCTGCATTTATTGACGAGCATAATATTCTCAATGCAAGTATTCATGCTATGCATCGTGCGCTAGATCAACTCACGATAACACCGGAACTTATTCTGGTAGACGGTAATAAATTCCATCCTTATAATTATATTCCGCATCAGTGTATCATTAAAGGAGACTCAAAAGTTTTATCTATTGCAGCGGCGTCTATTCTTGCAAAAAATTACAGAGACAGATTAATGATTGAGCTTCACGAAGAGTTTCCTGAATATGGCTGGGATACCAATTTCGGATATGCTACTAAAAAACATCAGGCAGCACTTATCAAATATGGGCCAACAATATACCATAGGCAGTCATTCAGATTAAAGTATGACTAATAGAAAAAAGATTAAAACGTATATAAATAAAAAAGAGAAGCTGATTGCTTCTCTTTTTTATATAATAAATTAAATTATTTCTTTTTATTTCTTTCCTGAGCCTGCTGTTGCTGTTGAGCCTGCTCCATCATTTCTCTCATCTTCTTCTGGAATTTCCCTTCCGTTTTCGGCTTTTCTTTATTAGCCTGAATCTGAGCATGGATCTTCTTCTCATCCAGAATTACATATTTAATCACAAGAATGATCAGGATGTTGATCGCATTCGATACAAAATAATACCATGAAAGACCAGACGCTGAAGTGTTCAGGAAGAATAAGAAGGTAATAGGGAAAATATACATTAATACTTTCATGTTTGGCATTCCCTCCTGTTGTGGCTGCTGCATGTTTCCTGACGTCATTACCGTATAGATTAAGATAACCACTGTACAAGCCAATGCGAAGATACTTAAGTGATCCCCAAGGAATGGAACTTTAAATGGCAATTTAATCAAATCATCATAAGCGGTTAAGTCTTTTGCAAACCAGAATCCCTGCCCTCTCAAATCAATAAAATTCGGGAAGAAACGGAATAAAGCATAGAAAATAGGAATCTGTACCAATGCCGGTAAACAGCCTGCCATCTGATTTACTCCAGCTTTTCTATATACTTCCATTGTAGCCTGCTGTTTCTTCATCGGATCCGCATCCTTGAATTTAGCGTTAACCTCATCAATTTCCGGACGAATGACCTTCATCATTGCACTCAGCTTATGCTGCTTGTACATAATTGGCGATAAGATTAATTTTACAATGATCGTCATTGCAAAAATTACCCAACCGGCAGACAGTCCCCAACCAGCAATAATGGCATACAACCACATGAAGAAATAACGGTTCATTGCTCCGATGAAAGACCAACCTAGCGGAAGAATTTCATCAAAGTTTTTATCGTAAGATTTTAATAAAGGAAGATCCAATGGCATGAAATACCATGTAAAATCCTGATTTAACTCACTTCCGGTCATCTGAACAAAACCTTCATAATTGAACTTTTTCAGATATTCTCCTTCTTCCACATTCTCCTGGTTTCCTTTACTCTGTGTAAATCCATTCTTAGCTTCAATCACAGAAGAGAAGAACTGCTGCTTTACCCCAATCCAGTTAAGAGTTTCTTTTTCCTCCTCCATTGTAGTTCTTCCATCATAATCATAATCTTTATAATTATTGAAAGCATAGGAGAATTCAGAGTGAGACTGCTCCTGCGCTCTCCCTTTTTCAAGGTTTCTTACATTATAATCCCAGATAAAATCAGCTTTATTATCAGAAGTAACCGCAGAAAGTCCCTGGGTTCTTACTTTAAAGTCAAGAGTATATTTCGGAAGTAATGTATAAATAAACTGGATAACAGCACCATTATAGTTCGCTGTCATTGTTACAGCATTTCCATTAACAGCAGGTGAGAAAACTAAATCTTTAGTATTGATTACCTTTCCTGTTTTGTCTTTAAACTGAAATCCGTAGTTTGAATTATTTTTATTGATAAGATAAAGCGGAAGGTCAGCCTGATCCGTTTTATTATTGTATGCTTTGTATTCTGAAAGCTGAACTTTAGAAACTTGTCCTCCTAAACTTGAGAATTCAACGTTTAATTCTTTGTTAGACAAATTAGCTGTCTGAATCGCATTAGGAGTTACATTTGGATTGATATTGGTGGCCTGAGTCTGTTTTACGGCATTTTTCACCTGTTCCGTTTTCTGCTGCTGAGCTTTTAACTCTTCTTCTTTCATCTGCTTGTTCTGGAAGTAGAACATTGCACCGAAAAGAATCAGGCATAAAACCGCGAAACTAATCATCTGCTTCTTATCGATTCCGTTGTTTTGTTGCATTTTATTTTAGATTAAAATTTTAAACTTAAAATGTACGTACACCAGTACGTAATTTGAGCTGACAAAAATACTGTTTTTTTATCAAAACTCTATACTATAATACATTAGTATATAATAAACTCAGGCTGAGAAAAATCAACCTGAGTTTATATCTAGACGTTTATGGTAAAAAATTACCTTATTTGTTTTAGTTTGGGAGAATACAGGACTCTTCCCGTTCTAAAATATCTTATTTAGATGTTTCGCAAGCTTTAATAAAAGCTCTGAATAAAGGATGTGGTGTAGCTACCGTACTCTTATATTCCGGGTGGTATTGTACTCCAACATAGAATGGATGCCCTGGTAACTCCAACGCCTCTACCAATCCTGTTTCCGGGTTTGTTCCTGTAGCTAGGAAACCATTCTTTTCGAAGTCATGAAGATAATCACTGTTGAATTCATAACGGTGACGGTGTCTTTCAGAAATATTTTTGCTTCCGTAGATATCGTGTAGCTTAGATC from Chryseobacterium indologenes encodes the following:
- a CDS encoding ribonuclease HII → MELLQKWTDHYIEAGCDEVGRGCLSGPVVAAAVILDDDFKQNLVNDSKKLTFKTRMDLDSYIKDNVKNYAIAELPPAFIDEHNILNASIHAMHRALDQLTITPELILVDGNKFHPYNYIPHQCIIKGDSKVLSIAAASILAKNYRDRLMIELHEEFPEYGWDTNFGYATKKHQAALIKYGPTIYHRQSFRLKYD
- the yidC gene encoding membrane protein insertase YidC; this translates as MQQNNGIDKKQMISFAVLCLILFGAMFYFQNKQMKEEELKAQQQKTEQVKNAVKQTQATNINPNVTPNAIQTANLSNKELNVEFSSLGGQVSKVQLSEYKAYNNKTDQADLPLYLINKNNSNYGFQFKDKTGKVINTKDLVFSPAVNGNAVTMTANYNGAVIQFIYTLLPKYTLDFKVRTQGLSAVTSDNKADFIWDYNVRNLEKGRAQEQSHSEFSYAFNNYKDYDYDGRTTMEEEKETLNWIGVKQQFFSSVIEAKNGFTQSKGNQENVEEGEYLKKFNYEGFVQMTGSELNQDFTWYFMPLDLPLLKSYDKNFDEILPLGWSFIGAMNRYFFMWLYAIIAGWGLSAGWVIFAMTIIVKLILSPIMYKQHKLSAMMKVIRPEIDEVNAKFKDADPMKKQQATMEVYRKAGVNQMAGCLPALVQIPIFYALFRFFPNFIDLRGQGFWFAKDLTAYDDLIKLPFKVPFLGDHLSIFALACTVVILIYTVMTSGNMQQPQQEGMPNMKVLMYIFPITFLFFLNTSASGLSWYYFVSNAINILIILVIKYVILDEKKIHAQIQANKEKPKTEGKFQKKMREMMEQAQQQQQAQERNKKK